One Caloranaerobacter sp. TR13 genomic region harbors:
- a CDS encoding ferritin family protein: protein MDYSSILKYAMQMELEGYNFFKEKAEKFSNPTSKALFEQLAEVEMEHYEFLKEQLDSYEKTKGFKDISKELDINSREIFKKREKTEHLNTTLQESDIPDLTILRMAYLIEKDYAEFYRKAAERADDEGAKKIFEILAQWEDSHEKLFKEEYERRMQEYMNLPWGG, encoded by the coding sequence ATGGACTATAGTTCGATATTGAAATATGCTATGCAAATGGAGTTAGAAGGATATAATTTTTTTAAGGAAAAGGCAGAGAAATTCTCAAATCCAACAAGCAAAGCTTTATTTGAACAATTAGCAGAAGTTGAAATGGAGCATTATGAATTTCTTAAAGAACAATTAGATAGCTATGAGAAGACTAAGGGATTTAAAGATATTTCAAAGGAACTTGATATTAATAGTAGAGAAATATTTAAAAAACGTGAAAAAACAGAACATTTAAATACAACTTTACAGGAATCAGATATTCCAGATTTAACAATATTGAGAATGGCATATCTGATTGAAAAAGATTATGCAGAATTCTATAGGAAAGCAGCTGAAAGAGCTGATGATGAAGGAGCCAAAAAGATTTTTGAAATATTGGCTCAATGGGAAGATAGTCACGAAAAACTATTTAAAGAAGAATATGAAAGAAGAATGCAAGAATATATGAATTTACCTTGGGGTGGATAG
- a CDS encoding molybdenum cofactor biosynthesis protein B, giving the protein MFKVGIITASDKGYKKEREDLSGKVINDMITQKGYKVEKYVVLPDEEDIIYKEIVYMADELGVDLILTTGGTGFSPRDVTPEATRKAIDRFAPGVSEAIRYYSLQITPRAMLSRGISGIRNKTLIINLPGSPKAVRESLEYIIDSVHHGLEIMTGKTRECAR; this is encoded by the coding sequence ATGTTTAAAGTAGGTATTATTACTGCTAGTGATAAAGGGTATAAGAAAGAAAGAGAAGATTTAAGTGGTAAAGTTATAAACGATATGATCACACAAAAAGGTTATAAAGTAGAAAAATATGTCGTACTTCCAGATGAAGAGGATATAATATACAAAGAAATAGTTTATATGGCAGATGAATTAGGTGTTGATTTAATTTTAACAACAGGAGGTACTGGATTCAGCCCTAGAGATGTTACACCAGAAGCTACGAGGAAAGCTATTGACAGATTTGCACCAGGGGTATCTGAGGCTATAAGGTATTATAGCCTTCAGATAACTCCTAGAGCTATGTTATCTCGTGGAATTTCAGGTATAAGGAATAAGACATTGATAATAAACTTACCAGGAAGTCCTAAGGCAGTAAGAGAATCTTTAGAATATATTATTGATTCTGTACATCATGGGCTAGAGATTATGACCGGCAAAACACGTGAATGTGCTAGATAG